A genome region from Salvelinus alpinus chromosome 26, SLU_Salpinus.1, whole genome shotgun sequence includes the following:
- the LOC139554576 gene encoding zinc finger protein 706-like — MARGQQKIQSQQKNAKAAAAKKKGTAADQKTTAKAALVHTCPVCRTQMPDPKTFKQHFESKHPKSPMPPELVDVEA; from the exons ATGGCTCGCGGGCAACAGAAGATTCAATCCCAGCAAAAGAACGCCAAGGCGGCGGCTGCTAAAAAGAAGGGAACGGCAGCAGACCAGAAGACTACAGCCAAGGCAGCACTTGTCCACACCTGTCCTGTCTGCCGG ACGCAGATGCCGGATCCGAAGACATTCAAGCAGCACTTTGAGAGCAAGCATCCCAAGTCCCCAATGCCACCAGAGCTGGTTGATGTTGAGGCTTAA